A window from Zingiber officinale cultivar Zhangliang chromosome 7A, Zo_v1.1, whole genome shotgun sequence encodes these proteins:
- the LOC122002868 gene encoding vacuolar-sorting receptor 6-like: MHRVANETGRPWVWWDYVIDFSIRCSMKEKKYTKHCAERVVTSLGLSLDNVLKCMGNTKDDVENEVLKREQELRLGHGSRGDVAILPTLVINDVQY; the protein is encoded by the exons ATGCACCGAGTGGCCAACGAGACTGGCCGACCGTGGGTCTGGTGGGATTACGTGATCGATTTCAGCATCAGGTGTTCGATGAAGGAGAAGAAGTACACCAAGCACTGCGCAGAGCGAGTTGTCACCTCTCTTG GTTTATCGTTGGACAATGTTTTAAAATGTATGGGGAATACTAAAGATGATGTCGAGAATGAAGTTCTAAAGAGGGAGCAAGAACTCAGG CTTGGTCATGGATCTCGTGGAGATGTTGCTATCCTGCCTACTTTGGTTATTAACGACGTCCAATATTGA
- the LOC122000567 gene encoding bZIP transcription factor 27-like: protein MEEVWKDLSLSSLHQEDNNMLANSADFFAKYCHTNPPPKHSQPEPQPAEEFDRSNAERRKNRMMKNRESATRSRARKQAYTNELEKEVDKLHAENTMLRRQNEELKKSLEDQIRGVTKQILQRTLTAPF from the exons ATGGAAGAAGTGTGGAAGGACTTAAGTTTGAGCTCCCTTCACCAAGAAGACAACAACATGCTTGCCAATTCGGCAGACTTCTTCGCCAAATACTGCCACACTAATCCCCCGCCGAAGCACTCCCAGCCGGAGCCGCAGCCGGCCGAGGAATTCGACCGGAGCAATGCCGAAAGGCGAAAGAACCGGATGATGAAGAATCGGGAGTCGGCCACGAGGTCGCGAGCCCGGAAGCAGGCCTACACTAACGAGCTGGAGAAGGAGGTGGACAAGCTGCATGCTGAGAACACAATGCTGAGGAGGCAGAATGAGGAG TTGAAGAAATCATTAGAAGATCAGATTAGAGGAGTCACAAAGCAAATCCTGCAAAGAACATTGACAGCTCCATTTTGA
- the LOC122002869 gene encoding E3 SUMO-protein ligase RanBP2-like — protein sequence MATGKGKEGDWDCAGCRNRNYAFRSLCNRCKQPRVLVDTNTPAHSKWLPRIGDWICSGCSNNNYASREQCKKCGQSKEEAAMPAIALPGSVLPAYAHYISMLQGLYGSQTAFTGNRGIQPLLPSSSWLLGAESKLGMQMAPNFSSIQNVSGEYPFSSTTSQLLPTPKGWRSGDWICDCGFHNYSSRSECKKCNMPLPSAVSSVDTSTVSDMFSTLGTKRPASEEFSIVWDSKRLNAGNTFEQPESYSYDQSAGRHAKYHSEDFALRSLQMNIHSLQQRAVPTLIGKGANQWRDGDWMCNNCNNHNFASRSSCNRCKTRKEAAILPVSVT from the exons ATGGCGACGGGGAAGGGCAAGGAAGGCGACTGGGACTGCGCCGGCTGCCGCAACCGCAACTACGCCTTCCGCTCACTCTGCAACCGCTGCAAGCAGCCGCGCGTTCTCGTCGACACCAACACCCCCGCGCACTCCAAATGGCTCCCCCGCATCGGCGACTGGATCTGCTCCG GCTGCAGTAACAACAATTATGCATCAAGAGAACAATGCAAAAAGTGTGGCCAATCCAAGGAAGAAGCCGCAATGCCAGCTATTGCATTGCCTGGGTCAGTACTGCCAGCTTATGCACATTATATTTCGATGCTACAAGGACTATATGGGTCACAGACCGCATTTACTGGCAATCGAGGCATTCAGCCACTTCTACCCAGTTCAAGTTGGCTGCTTGGGGCTGAAAGTAAACTTGGGATGCAAATGGCTCCTAATTTCTCCTCAATCCAAAATGTGAGTGGTGAATATCCATTTTCAAGCACTACGTCTCAGCTTCTTCCAACCCCAAAAGGCTGGCGTAGTGGTGATTGGATATGTGATTGTGGTTTCCATAACTATTCTTCACGGTCTGAG TGCAAGAAATGCAATATGCCATTACCATCTGCTGTTTCCTCGGTCGACACCTCTACAGTTTCAGATATGTTTTCAA CTTTGGGTACAAAACGCCCTGCATCTGAAGAATTTTCAATTGTCTGGGATAGCAAAAGACTCAATGCAGGAAAT ACATTTGAGCAACCAGAAAGTTACAGTTATGATCAATCGGCTGGAAGGCATGCTAAATATCACAGTGAAGATTTTGCACTCAGGTCCTTGCAAATGAACATTCATTCTTTGCAACAAAGAGCTGTGCCAACTCTTATTGGAAAAGG gGCAAATCAATGGCGTGATGGGGATTGGATGTGCAATAATTGCAACAATCATAATTTTGCTTCTCGTTCAAGTTGCAACag GTGTAAAACACGGAAGGAAGCAGCTATCCTTCCTGTAAGTGTCACATAG